A section of the Amycolatopsis sp. AA4 genome encodes:
- a CDS encoding ATP-binding protein, with product MSVDEFRRSRSPERAGPPEETSPRLDLALAQDSAMLRRIRDQAAAFLCGHRPQVDADTVADVRLVLDEMVCNAMRHARPPSALALTLRGDRLLIEVSDSLPDLARYREGYAGGGRGLALINAIAVRWGQTPREGGKTVWAELAV from the coding sequence GTGAGTGTGGACGAATTCCGGCGCAGCCGCTCGCCCGAGCGCGCCGGGCCGCCGGAGGAAACGAGCCCGAGGCTGGACTTGGCGCTGGCACAGGATTCCGCGATGCTGCGCCGGATCCGGGACCAGGCCGCGGCGTTCCTGTGCGGCCATCGCCCGCAGGTCGACGCGGACACGGTGGCCGACGTGCGCCTGGTGCTCGACGAGATGGTCTGCAACGCGATGCGGCACGCGCGCCCGCCGTCCGCGCTGGCCCTGACGCTGCGCGGGGACCGGCTGCTGATCGAGGTGTCCGATTCGCTGCCGGACCTCGCCCGCTACCGCGAAGGCTACGCGGGCGGGGGACGCGGGCTGGCCCTGATCAACGCGATCGCCGTCCGCTGGGGGCAGACGCCCCGGGAAGGCGGCAAGACCGTCTGGGCCGAGCTGGCCGTCTGA
- a CDS encoding lysozyme, protein MTGSGRIAARAGAVVAAAAVAAVGALGLLHAPRAVAAPAEVPGMDVSGHQGNVDWKAAWNAGARFAYVKATEGTGYRNPYFAQQYNGSYDVGMIRGAYHFARPDVSDGATQADYFVAHGGGWSADGRTMPPMLDIEYNPSGSTCFGLSQSAMVSWVRSFSERVHAKTSRWPMLYTTTDWWKTCTGNSAAFGDTHPLFIARYAQSAGPLPSGWRYYTIWQYSDSGNKPGDQDSFNGSMEQLIKLAGGDAPKSEAPAPPKPSTSTKPPTSAQPTTSAPPTSATKTPASSATSSPAAPTKTSPTTSSSPASSTSSASSATKPPTSTSSATPKKDISGLVWAGGKQANPPGSLSDAKHADQLTARVHEVAKVTPKAPVAQKATTSEPTQTSAPETSQPKQQALAKTGVSTPRLAVFGAALLVFGAILMTLSRMVARR, encoded by the coding sequence ATGACGGGCTCCGGGCGGATAGCGGCTCGGGCGGGTGCGGTCGTCGCGGCGGCAGCGGTTGCCGCGGTCGGTGCTTTGGGGCTGCTGCACGCGCCCCGGGCGGTGGCGGCGCCTGCCGAGGTGCCGGGCATGGACGTGTCCGGCCATCAGGGCAATGTGGACTGGAAAGCGGCCTGGAACGCCGGCGCGCGTTTCGCGTACGTGAAGGCGACCGAGGGAACCGGGTACCGGAACCCGTACTTCGCGCAGCAGTACAACGGTTCGTACGACGTCGGGATGATCCGCGGCGCGTACCACTTCGCCCGGCCGGACGTGTCCGACGGCGCGACGCAGGCGGACTACTTCGTGGCGCACGGCGGCGGCTGGTCCGCGGACGGCCGCACGATGCCGCCGATGCTGGACATCGAGTACAACCCGTCCGGCTCGACCTGCTTCGGCCTGTCGCAGTCGGCGATGGTGTCGTGGGTCCGGTCGTTCTCCGAGCGGGTGCACGCGAAAACGTCGCGCTGGCCGATGCTCTACACCACGACCGACTGGTGGAAGACCTGCACCGGGAACTCGGCGGCGTTCGGCGACACGCATCCGCTGTTCATCGCCCGCTACGCGCAGAGCGCGGGCCCGCTGCCCTCGGGCTGGCGGTACTACACGATCTGGCAGTACTCCGACTCCGGCAACAAGCCCGGCGACCAGGACTCGTTCAACGGCTCAATGGAGCAGCTGATCAAGCTCGCCGGGGGAGACGCCCCGAAGAGCGAGGCCCCGGCTCCGCCGAAGCCGAGCACCTCGACGAAGCCGCCGACGTCGGCTCAGCCGACCACGAGCGCGCCGCCGACCTCCGCGACGAAGACGCCGGCCAGTTCGGCCACCAGTTCGCCGGCTGCGCCGACGAAGACGAGCCCGACGACGTCCAGCAGCCCGGCGTCCTCGACGTCTTCGGCGTCTTCGGCGACCAAGCCGCCGACGTCGACCTCGTCGGCCACGCCGAAGAAGGACATCAGCGGTCTTGTCTGGGCGGGCGGCAAGCAGGCGAACCCGCCGGGGTCGCTGTCGGACGCCAAGCACGCCGACCAGCTGACCGCTCGCGTGCACGAGGTCGCGAAGGTGACGCCGAAGGCCCCGGTCGCGCAGAAGGCGACGACCAGCGAGCCGACGCAGACCTCCGCGCCGGAAACCAGCCAGCCGAAGCAGCAGGCATTGGCGAAAACCGGGGTGAGCACCCCGCGGCTCGCCGTGTTCGGCGCGGCGCTGCTGGTGTTCGGGGCGATCCTGATGACGCTGTCCCGGATGGTCGCCCGGCGCTGA
- a CDS encoding glycoside hydrolase family 3 protein: MTVADPRELAEAVLLPGFAGTTAPDWVRRRLAEGLGGVILFGRNVVDDEQVAALTSALRSERDGVVIGIDEEGGDVTRLDVGKGSFVPGPLALGAAGDPELTASVAAALGERLAACGVTVNLAPCADLTLAAEDPGIGVRAFGSDPVAASPHVAAFVTGMQKYGVAACAKHFPGHGAATEDSHLSLPVLPRTAAELREVELVPFAAAIDAGVRTVMSGHLVVREWGEEPATFNRTALVDVLRGELGFTGTVITDALEMGAISGAYGRHDGIGEASVRALLGGADALCLGGAAFDAETLDRTAEAIVAAVTEGRLSVERLADAAARTASLGTSPAPAAVRPVDCSLGLSAARAALRITGTPRLAGASLVVDVQTEPGIAAGPMPWGLGAHLAELVPGTRTLAVSPDEVSRVRAEASAADSVVVVTREAHRHPAVREFLAGLSTVDYIRVETGVPGPDPGAGPRIDTFSGSYVSLRAAAEYLARS; encoded by the coding sequence ATGACGGTGGCCGACCCTCGCGAACTGGCCGAAGCCGTTCTGCTGCCCGGATTCGCGGGCACCACGGCACCGGACTGGGTGCGCCGCCGCCTCGCCGAGGGGCTCGGCGGCGTGATCCTGTTCGGCCGCAACGTGGTCGACGACGAGCAGGTCGCCGCGCTCACGTCCGCGCTGCGGTCCGAGCGCGACGGGGTCGTCATCGGGATCGACGAGGAGGGCGGCGACGTCACCCGCCTCGACGTCGGCAAGGGTTCGTTCGTGCCCGGCCCGCTCGCGTTGGGCGCGGCCGGGGACCCGGAGCTGACCGCGTCCGTCGCGGCCGCGCTCGGCGAACGGCTGGCGGCGTGCGGGGTCACGGTCAACCTCGCTCCGTGCGCGGATCTCACGCTCGCGGCGGAGGATCCGGGCATCGGCGTGCGGGCGTTCGGCTCGGACCCGGTCGCGGCCTCGCCGCACGTCGCGGCGTTCGTGACCGGGATGCAGAAGTACGGCGTCGCCGCGTGCGCGAAGCACTTCCCCGGCCACGGCGCGGCGACCGAGGATTCGCACCTCTCGCTGCCGGTGCTGCCGCGAACCGCGGCCGAACTCCGGGAAGTGGAACTGGTCCCGTTCGCCGCCGCGATCGACGCGGGCGTCCGGACGGTCATGTCCGGGCACCTCGTCGTGCGGGAATGGGGCGAGGAGCCGGCGACGTTCAACCGGACCGCGCTCGTCGACGTGCTGCGCGGCGAACTGGGGTTCACCGGAACGGTCATCACCGACGCACTGGAGATGGGCGCGATTTCCGGCGCGTACGGACGGCACGACGGAATCGGCGAGGCCTCGGTCCGGGCTCTCCTGGGCGGCGCGGACGCGCTGTGTCTCGGCGGCGCCGCGTTCGACGCCGAGACGCTGGACCGGACCGCGGAGGCGATCGTCGCGGCGGTGACCGAGGGGCGGCTTTCGGTGGAGCGGCTGGCCGATGCCGCTGCCCGGACCGCTTCGCTGGGCACCTCCCCCGCGCCGGCGGCGGTGCGGCCGGTGGACTGCTCGCTCGGCCTGTCCGCCGCGCGGGCCGCCTTGCGGATCACCGGCACGCCTCGGCTCGCCGGCGCGTCGCTGGTGGTGGACGTGCAGACCGAACCGGGCATCGCCGCCGGCCCGATGCCCTGGGGGCTGGGGGCGCATCTGGCGGAACTGGTTCCGGGCACCCGCACGCTCGCGGTTTCCCCGGACGAGGTCTCGCGGGTCCGGGCCGAGGCCTCGGCGGCGGACAGCGTCGTGGTGGTGACCCGGGAGGCGCACCGGCATCCGGCGGTGCGCGAGTTCCTGGCCGGTCTGTCCACTGTGGACTACATCCGGGTCGAGACCGGGGTGCCCGGGCCGGACCCCGGCGCCGGGCCGCGGATCGACACCTTCAGCGGCTCTTACGTGAGCCTGCGGGCCGCGGCGGAGTACCTCGCTCGCTCCTGA
- a CDS encoding acyl-CoA synthetase, which yields MPSPYRAETAEAIQHARQHSVGDLLRRTALRLPDKLAIVSGERRATYREFDAAVNRCAHRLAERGLAKGDRLALLSRNCWEYAVLVFATAKLGVVLVPVNFMLGAEEVAYILGHAGVSGLIAEDALLDTAAEALKRAGRTDVLRGRIGGSGGEWESVADWIDQPGDESAPAVLVADDDPLRLMYTSGTESRPKGVLLSSRSLIAQYVSCAIDGNMTGDDIEVHSLPLYHCAQLDCFLSVDVYVGATSVILPGPDPAALLAAVERERATKLFAPPTVWISLLRHPAFDTTDLSSLRKGYYGASPMPVEVLRELARRLPDVQLWNFYGQTEMAPLATILRPHEQLAKAGSAGRASINVETRIVDEEGRELPPGEVGEIVHRSPHATLGYYEDEEKTAAAFEGGWFHSGDLGVLDEEGYLSVVDRKKDMIKTGGENVASREVEEALYLLDGVAEVAVFGVAHPHWIEAVTAAVVPREGVVLTEEEVLAHAREHLAGYKCPKYVVFVDALPKNPSGKIVKRALREGHAGLARG from the coding sequence ATGCCGAGCCCATACCGCGCCGAAACGGCGGAAGCGATCCAGCACGCCCGCCAGCACTCCGTCGGGGATCTGCTGCGGCGCACCGCGTTGCGCCTCCCGGACAAACTCGCGATCGTCTCCGGCGAGCGACGCGCGACCTACCGCGAGTTCGACGCGGCGGTCAACCGCTGTGCGCACCGGCTCGCCGAACGCGGCCTCGCGAAGGGCGACCGGCTCGCGCTGCTCAGCCGCAACTGCTGGGAGTACGCGGTGCTCGTGTTCGCCACGGCCAAGCTGGGCGTGGTGCTGGTGCCGGTGAACTTCATGCTCGGCGCGGAGGAAGTCGCGTACATCCTCGGCCACGCCGGAGTGTCCGGGCTGATCGCCGAAGACGCGCTGCTGGACACCGCGGCGGAGGCGTTGAAGCGCGCCGGCCGCACGGACGTCCTGCGCGGGCGGATCGGCGGCAGTGGCGGCGAATGGGAAAGCGTCGCGGACTGGATCGACCAGCCCGGAGACGAAAGCGCGCCGGCGGTGCTGGTGGCGGACGACGACCCGCTGCGGCTGATGTACACCTCCGGCACCGAATCGCGGCCGAAGGGCGTGCTGCTTTCGAGCCGGTCACTGATCGCGCAATACGTCTCGTGCGCGATCGACGGCAACATGACCGGCGACGACATCGAGGTGCATTCGCTGCCGCTGTATCACTGCGCGCAGCTGGACTGCTTCCTGTCGGTCGACGTCTACGTCGGCGCGACGAGCGTGATCCTGCCCGGCCCGGACCCGGCGGCGCTGCTGGCCGCGGTGGAACGCGAACGCGCGACGAAGCTGTTCGCCCCTCCGACGGTGTGGATCTCGCTGCTGCGGCACCCGGCGTTCGACACGACCGACCTGTCCAGCCTGCGGAAGGGCTACTACGGCGCGTCTCCGATGCCGGTCGAGGTGCTGCGCGAACTCGCGCGCCGCCTGCCGGACGTGCAGCTGTGGAACTTCTACGGCCAGACCGAAATGGCCCCGCTCGCCACGATCCTGCGCCCGCACGAACAACTCGCGAAGGCGGGTTCGGCGGGCCGCGCGTCGATCAACGTCGAGACCCGGATCGTCGACGAGGAAGGGCGCGAACTTCCGCCCGGCGAGGTCGGCGAGATCGTGCACCGCAGCCCGCACGCGACGCTCGGCTACTACGAGGACGAGGAGAAAACCGCCGCGGCCTTCGAAGGCGGCTGGTTCCACTCCGGCGACCTCGGCGTGCTCGACGAAGAGGGCTACCTGTCGGTGGTGGACCGGAAGAAGGACATGATCAAGACCGGCGGCGAGAACGTCGCGAGCCGCGAGGTCGAGGAAGCCCTGTACCTGCTCGACGGGGTCGCCGAGGTCGCGGTGTTCGGGGTCGCGCATCCGCACTGGATCGAAGCGGTCACCGCGGCGGTCGTGCCGCGCGAGGGCGTCGTGCTCACCGAGGAAGAGGTGCTGGCGCACGCGCGCGAGCACCTGGCCGGGTACAAATGCCCGAAGTACGTGGTGTTCGTGGACGCGCTGCCGAAGAACCCGAGCGGGAAGATCGTCAAGCGCGCGCTGCGGGAAGGGCACGCCGGACTGGCGCGGGGCTGA
- a CDS encoding CsbD family protein: MSDTAGHKAEELKGKAKEALGNATGNEQWQAEGKAEQAKGALKQAGEKVKDAVDGVKD, encoded by the coding sequence ATGAGCGACACCGCCGGACACAAGGCCGAGGAACTCAAGGGCAAGGCCAAGGAAGCGCTCGGCAACGCCACCGGGAACGAGCAGTGGCAGGCCGAGGGCAAAGCCGAGCAGGCGAAAGGCGCCCTCAAGCAAGCGGGAGAAAAGGTCAAGGACGCCGTCGACGGCGTGAAAGACTGA
- a CDS encoding carbohydrate ABC transporter permease, whose translation MRKSLPARVLVSVAGVLVALLFLFPTYWMFTTSLKTPGDVLSPKYDLIPTSATLSNFASALTKPGFVTYLSNSLIVTLGAVLAALVVGVLAAIPLARFRFRGRKGFLLLILVAQLAPLSALFIPMYLLMRDIGLLNTLPSLLLVYFATSLPFTVWMLYGFVNGIPYDLEEAAMIDGCSRVGAFRRVTLPLLGPGLVTTSVFSFITAWNEFLFALVFMRDQSKQTLPVWLSSFKTAFSIDWGGVMAASVIYAIPAVIFFLIVQRKLVSGMTAGAVKG comes from the coding sequence ATGAGGAAGTCCCTGCCCGCCCGGGTGCTGGTGTCGGTCGCCGGCGTCCTCGTGGCGCTGCTGTTCCTCTTCCCGACGTACTGGATGTTCACGACGTCGCTGAAGACGCCGGGCGACGTGCTGTCGCCCAAGTACGACCTGATCCCGACCTCGGCGACGCTGTCGAACTTCGCGTCGGCGCTGACCAAGCCCGGGTTCGTCACGTACCTGAGCAACAGCCTGATCGTGACGCTCGGCGCGGTGCTGGCCGCGCTCGTGGTGGGCGTGCTCGCGGCGATCCCGCTGGCGCGCTTCCGTTTCCGCGGCCGCAAGGGGTTCCTGCTGCTGATCCTGGTGGCGCAGCTGGCCCCGCTCTCGGCGCTGTTCATCCCGATGTACCTGCTGATGCGCGACATCGGGCTGCTGAACACGCTGCCGTCGCTGCTGCTGGTGTACTTCGCGACGTCGCTGCCGTTCACCGTGTGGATGCTCTACGGGTTCGTCAACGGCATCCCGTATGACCTCGAAGAGGCCGCGATGATCGACGGCTGCAGCCGGGTCGGCGCGTTCCGCCGGGTCACGCTGCCGCTGCTCGGCCCGGGACTGGTGACCACGTCGGTGTTCAGTTTCATCACCGCGTGGAACGAATTCCTGTTCGCCCTGGTGTTCATGCGGGACCAGTCGAAGCAGACCCTGCCGGTGTGGCTGTCGTCGTTCAAGACCGCGTTCTCGATCGACTGGGGCGGCGTCATGGCCGCGTCGGTGATCTACGCGATCCCCGCGGTGATCTTCTTCCTGATCGTGCAACGGAAACTCGTGTCCGGCATGACCGCCGGGGCGGTGAAGGGATGA
- a CDS encoding carbohydrate ABC transporter permease, which yields MTATKDKPMPAGATPPASAHVGAARKRGSGWFSERLMPYLLILPALAAVLVLLGWPTVQMLGISLRQLDLRELVTGKMVWIGFKNYTDVLSDPEFWAVALRTVLFTGALVAATLLVALLIAVLMRHLHPVLRIFVQVSLVLAWAVPVIATTTVFQWIFDQQYGILNKTLDRLGFHSFIGYSWFSTGASTLVVIGLLVLWQAVPFVAFTLYAGLIGVPREQYEAAGIDGAGPWQTFRAVSWPAIRPILTMVTFLSMLWDFNMFAQVWAIRQGGPDGASTTLAILQYLKGIAGSHFGSAAAIATIMLVLLLLVTGRYVQLLVRTKDGEIA from the coding sequence ATGACCGCGACGAAGGACAAGCCGATGCCGGCGGGGGCGACCCCGCCGGCATCGGCGCACGTCGGGGCGGCGCGGAAGCGAGGAAGCGGCTGGTTCAGCGAACGGCTCATGCCGTACCTGCTGATCCTGCCCGCGCTCGCCGCCGTGCTGGTGCTGCTCGGCTGGCCCACCGTCCAGATGCTCGGCATCAGCCTCCGCCAGCTCGACCTGCGCGAGCTGGTGACCGGCAAGATGGTGTGGATCGGCTTCAAGAACTACACCGACGTGCTGTCCGACCCCGAGTTCTGGGCAGTCGCGCTCCGCACGGTCCTCTTCACCGGCGCGCTCGTCGCCGCGACGCTGCTCGTGGCGCTGCTGATCGCGGTGCTGATGCGGCATCTGCACCCGGTGCTGCGGATCTTCGTGCAGGTCTCGCTGGTGCTCGCGTGGGCGGTGCCGGTCATCGCCACCACCACGGTGTTCCAGTGGATCTTCGACCAGCAGTACGGCATCCTCAACAAGACGCTGGACCGGCTGGGCTTCCATTCGTTCATCGGGTACTCGTGGTTCTCCACCGGTGCGAGCACGCTCGTGGTGATCGGGCTGCTGGTGCTGTGGCAGGCCGTGCCGTTCGTCGCGTTCACGCTCTACGCGGGCCTCATCGGCGTGCCGCGCGAGCAGTACGAGGCGGCGGGCATCGACGGGGCCGGGCCGTGGCAGACGTTCCGCGCGGTCAGCTGGCCCGCGATCCGGCCGATCCTGACGATGGTGACGTTCCTGTCGATGCTGTGGGACTTCAACATGTTCGCCCAGGTGTGGGCCATCCGCCAGGGCGGCCCGGACGGCGCGAGCACGACGCTGGCGATCCTGCAGTACCTCAAGGGCATCGCGGGCAGCCACTTCGGCTCCGCCGCGGCCATCGCGACCATCATGCTGGTGCTGCTCCTGCTGGTCACCGGCCGGTACGTGCAGCTGCTGGTCCGGACCAAGGACGGGGAGATCGCATGA
- a CDS encoding sugar ABC transporter substrate-binding protein, whose amino-acid sequence MKRWLKLAAGAAAITLATAGCAGSGGSENASSAGGAQDGKLTVWLMTGSAPDGLTAALNKEFEAAHPGVKVDYQIQQWNGIQQKLTTALASDTPPDVIEVGNTQTPAFASQGVLADLSGDVNNLNGGQWLAGLKASGQYDGKTVGVPFYAANRVVMYRKDMFEQAGITQPPASNDEWLADIAKLKTKFGSDPQFQPLYMPGQNWYALSSFIWDNGGDIAKAEGKSFKSSLDTPEAKAGLEFYKKLVDASGTTAPKDNDEATPQQAGIYGAGKVAMFIGTPNEVATAAKTDPGITAKTGAFPIPSKTPAQTAPVFLGGSNLVVPLNSKHQDLAKDYLKLLTSTKYMTQLAAAGYVPGTSTDVSALDKDPLGSVMAKASKNGHAMPASPKWGEVESGQNPLKDMLTAYLTGKKTLDQAAADANTALDKIIGG is encoded by the coding sequence GTGAAGCGCTGGCTCAAGCTGGCGGCGGGAGCCGCCGCCATCACGCTCGCCACGGCCGGGTGCGCCGGCTCCGGCGGGAGTGAGAACGCCTCGAGCGCTGGGGGCGCGCAGGACGGCAAGCTGACGGTCTGGCTGATGACCGGCTCCGCGCCGGACGGCCTGACCGCCGCCCTGAACAAGGAATTCGAGGCCGCCCACCCCGGCGTCAAGGTCGACTACCAGATCCAGCAGTGGAACGGCATCCAGCAGAAGCTGACCACCGCGCTGGCGAGCGACACCCCGCCGGACGTCATCGAGGTCGGCAACACCCAGACGCCCGCGTTCGCCTCCCAGGGCGTGCTGGCCGACCTCTCCGGCGACGTCAACAACCTCAACGGCGGGCAGTGGCTCGCCGGGCTCAAGGCGTCCGGCCAGTACGACGGCAAAACCGTCGGCGTGCCGTTCTACGCCGCGAACCGCGTCGTGATGTACCGCAAGGACATGTTCGAGCAGGCCGGCATCACCCAGCCGCCCGCCTCGAACGACGAATGGCTCGCGGACATCGCGAAGCTGAAGACGAAGTTCGGCAGCGACCCGCAGTTCCAGCCGCTCTACATGCCGGGCCAGAACTGGTACGCGCTGTCGTCGTTCATCTGGGACAACGGCGGCGACATCGCGAAGGCCGAGGGCAAATCCTTCAAGTCCTCGCTCGACACGCCGGAAGCCAAGGCGGGCCTCGAGTTCTACAAGAAGCTCGTGGACGCCTCCGGCACCACCGCGCCCAAGGACAACGACGAGGCCACGCCGCAGCAGGCGGGCATCTACGGCGCGGGCAAGGTCGCCATGTTCATCGGCACCCCGAACGAGGTGGCGACCGCCGCGAAGACCGACCCGGGCATCACCGCCAAGACCGGCGCGTTCCCGATCCCGTCGAAGACTCCCGCCCAGACCGCCCCGGTGTTCCTCGGCGGCTCGAACCTGGTCGTCCCGCTCAACAGCAAGCACCAGGACCTCGCCAAGGACTACCTGAAGCTGCTGACCAGCACCAAGTACATGACGCAGCTCGCCGCCGCCGGTTACGTGCCGGGCACCTCCACCGACGTCAGCGCCCTCGACAAGGACCCGCTGGGCTCGGTGATGGCGAAGGCGTCGAAGAACGGCCACGCGATGCCGGCCAGCCCGAAGTGGGGCGAGGTCGAATCCGGCCAGAACCCGCTGAAGGACATGCTGACCGCTTACCTGACCGGGAAGAAGACCCTCGACCAGGCCGCGGCCGACGCGAACACGGCCCTCGACAAGATCATCGGCGGATGA
- a CDS encoding serine/threonine-protein kinase: MRSSGRSRTVALKVVGPEFMAVPGFRTRFERETRIARDLVHPNVVPVLDAGFAEDGCLGYLAMEYVRGTNLARLLAERGALSFQETAAIGRGIAAALDPAHDRRLVHRDVKPGNILLAADGRAYLCDFGIARQLDLTQLTATGAFVGTTDYAAPEQRQGKPAGPAADVYSLACVLGECLAGAPPGHHAKLSHPGAGALRRSLSTDPADRHPTCTALIEDLVASARWDRRRRWLLRAGVPAVAAAGLLVASLTTGSLSSLDDATLARVPAALRADCATADKPVSGATATITCHDASGRAATIALYADPKQTADAYSASLSSIGESPGQGDCAVASWAEHRYPATGPAQGRVFCGVGGGRSLVVWKDDAARSITTATASADDDAALRAAWVGWTGAPAFPTADEKALTDIAAGNQCRRAAPADLGNYPGAIAGIACTPHGTGARDVSYYRFADTQTLRTSFDSLVTAAKAPSGTPCPGAVPSTTRFDWLSVDLGQVLCRPGRDGTVAIDWSLDSFRVVGHVAGPGPGYVGNWWEEWHLAPLSRIVAQVNREASPAFPTPAENALLQRIPAASRINCVRPSADQRWQDLGAVPADAAVACGQTSGAGLVVYYQLPDAATMNQVFNSTQTTEKACTDQPSDFSADRPYSRDGRTGRLACATLKPSGERSLKWTDDQAKILAVAHRGSEPFAMIDWWTHDAGPV; the protein is encoded by the coding sequence GTGAGGTCTTCTGGGCGGTCGCGCACGGTGGCGCTCAAGGTCGTCGGCCCGGAATTCATGGCGGTGCCCGGATTCCGCACCCGCTTCGAGCGCGAAACGCGGATCGCGCGCGACCTCGTGCACCCGAACGTCGTCCCGGTGCTCGACGCCGGGTTCGCCGAAGACGGCTGCCTGGGCTACCTCGCGATGGAGTACGTGCGCGGCACGAACCTCGCGCGGCTGCTCGCCGAGCGCGGTGCGCTGTCGTTCCAGGAGACTGCCGCCATCGGGCGCGGGATCGCCGCCGCCCTCGACCCGGCCCACGACCGGCGGCTCGTGCATCGGGACGTCAAACCCGGCAACATCCTGCTCGCCGCTGACGGCCGCGCGTACCTGTGCGACTTCGGCATCGCCCGCCAGCTCGACCTGACGCAGCTCACCGCGACCGGGGCGTTCGTCGGCACGACCGACTACGCCGCTCCCGAACAACGCCAGGGCAAACCGGCCGGACCGGCCGCCGACGTGTACTCGCTCGCCTGCGTGCTCGGCGAATGCCTCGCCGGCGCTCCCCCGGGCCACCACGCCAAACTCAGTCACCCCGGCGCGGGCGCCCTCCGCCGGTCGCTCAGCACCGATCCGGCGGACCGGCATCCGACGTGCACCGCGCTGATCGAGGATCTGGTCGCCTCCGCGCGCTGGGACCGGCGGCGCAGATGGCTGCTTCGCGCGGGAGTCCCAGCGGTCGCCGCGGCCGGGCTGCTCGTCGCCTCGCTGACCACCGGGTCGCTGTCCAGTCTCGACGACGCCACTCTCGCCCGGGTGCCCGCCGCCTTGCGGGCCGACTGCGCGACCGCGGACAAGCCCGTCTCCGGCGCCACCGCGACCATCACCTGTCACGACGCGTCCGGCCGCGCCGCGACGATCGCGCTGTACGCCGACCCGAAGCAGACCGCCGACGCCTACTCCGCCTCCCTGTCGAGCATCGGCGAGTCACCCGGGCAGGGAGACTGCGCCGTCGCCTCGTGGGCCGAACACCGTTATCCGGCAACCGGTCCCGCTCAGGGCCGGGTGTTCTGCGGGGTCGGAGGCGGCCGGTCCTTGGTGGTCTGGAAGGACGACGCCGCCCGCTCGATCACCACCGCCACGGCCTCCGCGGACGACGACGCGGCTTTGCGGGCCGCCTGGGTCGGCTGGACCGGCGCGCCCGCTTTTCCGACCGCGGACGAAAAAGCCCTCACCGACATCGCCGCCGGAAACCAGTGCCGCCGCGCGGCGCCGGCGGATCTCGGCAACTACCCCGGCGCCATCGCCGGAATCGCCTGCACGCCCCACGGCACCGGCGCGCGCGACGTGTCCTACTACCGCTTCGCCGACACCCAGACCCTGCGCACCAGCTTCGACAGTCTCGTCACCGCCGCGAAGGCCCCGAGCGGAACCCCTTGTCCCGGCGCGGTGCCGAGCACCACCCGCTTCGACTGGCTGAGCGTCGATCTCGGGCAGGTGCTGTGCCGCCCCGGCCGGGACGGCACCGTCGCGATCGACTGGAGCCTCGATTCCTTCCGCGTCGTAGGACACGTCGCCGGGCCCGGACCGGGGTACGTCGGCAACTGGTGGGAGGAATGGCATCTCGCGCCGCTGAGCCGGATCGTCGCGCAGGTCAACCGCGAGGCCTCCCCCGCGTTTCCGACCCCGGCAGAAAACGCGCTGCTGCAACGGATCCCGGCCGCTTCGCGGATCAACTGCGTGCGCCCGTCCGCGGACCAGCGCTGGCAAGACCTCGGCGCGGTGCCTGCGGACGCCGCTGTCGCGTGTGGACAGACCAGCGGCGCCGGACTGGTCGTCTACTACCAGCTTCCCGACGCCGCCACGATGAACCAGGTGTTCAACAGCACGCAGACCACCGAGAAGGCGTGCACCGACCAGCCGTCCGATTTCTCGGCCGACCGCCCGTACTCGCGCGACGGCCGCACCGGACGCCTCGCCTGCGCCACCCTCAAGCCCAGCGGCGAACGCTCTCTCAAGTGGACAGACGACCAGGCGAAAATCCTCGCGGTCGCCCACCGCGGCAGCGAACCCTTCGCGATGATCGACTGGTGGACCCACGACGCCGGCCCGGTCTAG
- a CDS encoding YrdB family protein, translating to MTTTRPELRGFRGAVLAVRFLTELALLAGLAVAGARLGGSVFLDILSAVLWPALAGAIWGLVIAPKAKRRAPEPTRFFLEVGLFAVAALGLIASGLLVAGIVLGVAGIAVAAAVRVWAKDG from the coding sequence GTGACCACCACTCGACCCGAATTGCGCGGTTTCCGCGGCGCGGTGCTCGCCGTCCGCTTCCTGACCGAACTGGCGCTGCTCGCCGGTCTCGCGGTCGCCGGAGCGCGGCTCGGCGGGAGCGTGTTCCTCGACATCCTGTCCGCGGTGCTGTGGCCGGCGCTGGCCGGGGCGATCTGGGGACTCGTGATCGCGCCGAAGGCCAAGCGGCGCGCGCCCGAGCCGACGCGGTTTTTCCTGGAGGTCGGGCTGTTCGCGGTCGCGGCGCTCGGACTGATCGCGTCCGGGCTGCTGGTCGCGGGGATCGTGCTCGGCGTGGCCGGGATCGCGGTCGCGGCGGCCGTGCGGGTGTGGGCGAAAGACGGCTGA